In Paenibacillus sp. 1781tsa1, one DNA window encodes the following:
- a CDS encoding response regulator: MNKELYRVLLVDDEPWNRDILRNLGNWSELGMTVAGEAEDGEQAIQLVKQHQPHIIITDMRMPGTDGVELLQTLSGQFPQIKVIVVSGYDDFNYAKHAIRHRAADYLLKPVNPDELNGVLAKCAKELEKVESAPESWEAYPPSFAGDFSLFQQQARLRFNDLNIQSLREWFQQLQQKLEHSEINRPRQLGRVAYELQALLDELCVSNGLYEGREATALPPSTALASIESTIAWIATPYYQALEQLIAQRKFKNKLNLDEVKQYMEQHCMEMITLEQLAQIFFVSKEYLSKVFKKEYEVNVTDYVVQLRMTRAKEWVMDEQIPFKHIAEMAGYEDVSYFYRVFKKHFGVSPGEMRKGQARILGNSGSSTE; encoded by the coding sequence GTGAACAAGGAACTGTACAGAGTATTGCTGGTGGATGATGAACCGTGGAACCGGGATATTTTGCGCAACCTGGGGAATTGGAGTGAACTTGGCATGACCGTTGCAGGAGAAGCAGAGGATGGTGAGCAGGCCATACAACTGGTCAAGCAGCATCAGCCTCACATTATCATTACGGACATGCGTATGCCCGGCACAGATGGTGTGGAGCTGCTACAGACACTAAGCGGGCAATTCCCACAGATCAAGGTGATCGTGGTGAGCGGATATGACGACTTCAATTATGCCAAACACGCCATCCGTCATCGGGCTGCAGATTATCTGCTCAAACCGGTGAATCCGGATGAACTGAATGGTGTACTGGCCAAATGTGCCAAAGAATTGGAAAAGGTTGAATCTGCGCCGGAATCATGGGAAGCGTATCCGCCTTCCTTTGCTGGTGATTTCTCTTTGTTTCAACAGCAGGCTCGTTTGCGGTTTAACGACCTGAACATTCAAAGTCTGCGGGAATGGTTCCAGCAACTGCAGCAGAAGCTGGAACACAGCGAGATTAACAGACCCCGGCAGCTTGGTCGAGTGGCCTATGAACTACAGGCTTTGCTGGATGAACTGTGTGTCTCCAATGGATTGTACGAGGGGCGCGAAGCAACGGCATTACCTCCTTCAACAGCGCTGGCTTCCATAGAATCCACAATTGCATGGATAGCGACTCCGTACTACCAGGCTCTGGAGCAACTCATTGCGCAGCGCAAATTCAAGAACAAGCTGAACCTGGATGAAGTGAAGCAATATATGGAGCAGCACTGTATGGAGATGATTACGCTGGAGCAGCTCGCCCAGATCTTTTTTGTCAGCAAGGAATATCTCAGCAAGGTATTCAAGAAAGAGTATGAGGTGAATGTGACCGACTATGTCGTCCAGTTACGTATGACACGAGCGAAGGAATGGGTGATGGATGAACAGATTCCGTTCAAGCATATTGCCGAGATGGCGGGTTATGAGGATGTGTCCTACTTCTATCGGGTATTCAAGAAACATTTCGGAGTTTCACCGGGGGAGATGCGCAAGGGACAAGCTCGTATATTAGGCAATTCAGGCAGTAGCACGGAATGA